From Leishmania braziliensis MHOM/BR/75/M2904 complete genome, chromosome 22, a single genomic window includes:
- a CDS encoding putative ser/thr protein phosphatase: protein MEDKGRNLLSQLSGLRLSDGTVVGNRLSSGNTLPVLSNFSSCSTPTATSPSNSPASALASDSTDTVSGVHGKQQRRGNRAPCVNSEEFESPTSGVTDKINRLLAQNKGSLASSAAAAGRSSSGGNRDDGGASILSSLAAQIGHTPSLLPSKGAVDPTRTSMPTAASTVFAPAASESTVAVPKPRSVEVAITASTKTTAAVITPAAAESLNPKVMEFFTKAAGVSRPPPPLVESIAVLKRAIVIEESKNGKATDVRKDKAAAAGTAASSSSSVSPAPAAASSNVRSAHQASSPAKGQRESTDPTNKFLVDAFGAIDNLDAAKPIIRVAPEIPREGRYIIVGDVHGCVDQLEQLVEKVKYVKGKDCLLIIGDYVNKGPDSIGVVRTCQRLGAYGVLGNHDYTLLRCCARMRRRPFTPDDLRDPVKRLAQKLPKDCEYYLRGLPHIVRIPRYNVLLVHAGLNLQYALENQNVEEVMHLRRLEMVPNKPGMFKAITKGVEGAPWAKLWRGPETVIFGHDAYSGFQAHAHACGIDTGCVYGDPLTCVVYGRGSPAGEFFSVPGLPKLENETKGLPPPRSDIYEQEDMDLGKLIIRPTSRATPAMMNGSVDSRPVFLAAPLDYKEGEESGTAGASTAPSVKASNITATVTSTNTLMTPASTPPVRISTPTCAINDRLMETTTVNTREVQRATLLALSATRELSAIAVLLAMPLYDQEIDAMLGAESADKVSQEAFWEPFTRLILVAAAEMPKDNAATLAGVEATLQLAFDVCEEMEAVGRKLQPELKKFLERERESPAWSKRIVKCAETLVVV from the coding sequence ATGGAGGACAAGGGCCGTAATCTACTGAGCCAGCTGAGCGGGCTGCGTCTCAGCGACGGCACTGTCGTTGGCAACcgcctcagcagcggcaacacccTTCCCGTGCTCTCTAACTTCAGCTCCTGTTCAACCCCCACTGCCACGAGTCCTTCCAACTCTCCTGCGTCGGCACTGGCGAGTGACTCGACCGATACAGTTAGCGGGGTGCACGggaaacagcagcgccgtggcaATCGCGCGCCATGCGTAAACTCGGAGGAGTTTGAGTCACCGACCTCAGGCGTCACCGACAAGATCAACCGACTCCTCGCTCAGAATAAAGGGTCCTTggcgagcagcgcagccgctgcaggcaGGTCATCTTCTGGTGGCAACCGCGACGATGGTGGCGCGAGCATTCTCTCGTCGCTCGCCGCACAAATAGGTCACACCCCATCTCTGTTGCCCAGCAAAGGCGCTGTCGACCCGACCCGCACTTCGATGCCGACAGCGGCAAGTACAGTGTTTGCCCCTGCGGCATCGGAATCGACTGTCGCCGTGCCAAAGCCACGCTCCGTGGAGGTCGCCATAACCGCGTCTACCAAGACCACCGCAGCCGTGATCAcccccgctgcggctgagTCGCTCAATCCGAAGGTGATGGAGTTCTTCACCAAGGCTGCCGGTGTTTctcggccaccgccgccgctggttGAATCGATAGCGGTGCTGAAGAGAGCTATTGTTATCGAGGAGTCAAAGAACGGCAAGGCGACAGATGTCCGCAAGGATAAGGCAGCCGCGGCCGGAactgcagcgtcgtcgtcatcgtccgTGTCGCCCGCCCCTGCGGCAGCTTCGAGTAACGTGCGCTCTGCACACCAGGCGTCCTCCCCGGCCAAGGGACAGAGGGAGTCGACGGACCCGACCAACAAGTTTCTGGTAGATGCCTTCGGAGCGATCGACAACCTGGACGCCGCCAAGCCCATTATCCGTGTGGCCCCGGAGATTCCGCGCGAGGGACGGTACATCATCGTTGGCGACGTGCACGGATGCGTGGAtcagctggagcagctggtgGAGAAGGTAAAGTACGTGAAAGGAAAGGACTGTCTCCTCATCATTGGTGATTATGTGAACAAAGGGCCCGACTCAATCGGTGTGGTACGCACTTGTCAGCGCCTTGGTGCGTACGGGGTGTTGGGCAACCACGACTACACCCTGCTGCGGTGTTGCGCACGTATGCGGCGTCGCCCCTTCACCCCCGACGACCTCCGCGACCCGGTAAAGCGACTGGCCCAGAAGCTGCCAAAGGACTGTGAGTACTACCTGCGCGGTCTGCCTCATATCGTACGCATTCCTCGCTACAacgtcctcctcgtgcacGCCGGGCTCAACCTCCAATACGCCTTGGAGAACCAAAATGTTGAGGAGGTGATGCACCTGCGCCGACTGGAGATGGTGCCGAACAAGCCGGGGATGTTCAAGGCAATCACcaagggggtggagggggcgCCGTGGGCGAAGCTGTGGAGAGGACCTGAGACGGTCATCTTCGGCCATGACGCCTACTCAGGCTTccaggcgcacgcgcacgcctgTGGGATCGACACTGGCTGTGTCTACGGCGACCCGTTGACTTGTGTCGTGTATGGTCGAGGGAGCCCTGCAGGCGAGTTTTTCTCCGTGCCTGGGCTGCCCAAGTTGGAGAATGAGACGAAGGGTCTGCCCCCGCCGCGCTCCGACATTTACGAGCAGGAGGACATGGACCTCGGGAAGCTCATTATTCGACCCACCTCTCGCGCCACGCCGGCCATGATGAACGGCAGCGTCGACTCTCGTCCGGTGTTCctggcagcaccgctggACTACAAGGAGGGTGAGGaaagcggcaccgccggTGCGTCCACTGCTCCCAGTGTGAAGGCGTCGAACATCACGGCAACGGTCACCAGTACCAACACGCTGATGACGCCCGCTTCCACGCCTCCTGTACGTATCAGCACACCGACGTGCGCCATCAATGATCGACTCATGGAGACGACCACCGTCAACACGCgcgaggtgcagcgtgcgacgctgctggcCCTCTCTGCCACGCGCGAGCTTTCCGCGAttgcggtgctgctcgcgaTGCCCCTGTACGATCAAGAGATCGATGCGATGCTGGGGGCGGAAAGCGCTGATAAAGTTTCACAGGAGGCCTTCTGGGAGCCCTTCACTCGCCTCATCCTtgttgcggcggcggagatgcCTAAAGACAACGCAGCGACACTTGCAGGGGTAGAGGcaacgctgcagctcgcctTCGATGTGTGTGAGGAAatggaggcggtggggagAAAGCTGCAGCCGGAGCTGAAGAAGTTTctcgagagggagagggagagcccTGCATGGTCCAAGCGGATCGTGAAATGCGCGGAGACGCTGGTGGTAGTGTAA